A window of Gadus chalcogrammus isolate NIFS_2021 chromosome 2, NIFS_Gcha_1.0, whole genome shotgun sequence genomic DNA:
ATCTGTCAGCCCATATCCATCTCACCTGgaaagaagaggaaaaaaagtTGTTTAACCGAGAGAGCAAATAAACGTGTAGAATATGTGTGGGATGTTGCGAAATAAAGCAAGGAAaacttttttattaaaaagaaaatgtatttcgtATTTTTTTACCTCAAGATACATGACTTGAAGATTTAGTACTACTACATGTAGCCTCTACATTTTGTTCATCATATGGGAAAATATAATGAGAATCCATATATCTGCAACCAGGGACAAGAAAACCCCAGTTAAAGACCAATTCATCTCTTTTTACCGCTAGAGTGCATGAAATACACTTATTATTTGAAAGCCCTTCTCACTAAGGCCAATGACAAGGCCTAAGCCTATAGTAATTTTACCCTAGTACTGAGTGTACTAGTGAACAAAGAGGTTATTTTAACACGATGTACAGCGAAACAAGTGTATTGGATTTGAATTTATTATTAGTGTTACTTTTGCAGTTTCCATACGTCCTTTCAAATAAATTCCCATTCAAAACACAACCAATAAAATATTCTCTGTGATGTCATAAACATAGTCATTcgatttcattttttattttgctataTAGGCCTTCATGCCAAATACATCAGTTTATATTTCATATTCCAGGCCGGTAGGCGGCGGTAATGTGCTAGACCCGTAGATACAGCCGCCGCCAAAACAATCACTACAAAGAAGAAATATTTTCTTTTCGGAAGAAGGTCCCCACAAAGCGGCCCTATTTCTTTACAAtcaaaaaaagtaaaacaaaccGTAAAGCAAGCATGTACGCCAGGACAAATGCCGGGAGTACGCATGGAGACTTTCAGGACAGAAACGGAGGAAATTATGTGACATCGGCAGAGTCTTTTGGACACTGCTCTCAATTGTTCTGGAAAAAGGATCCCAATGACTCCGGAGTAAGAGCCTGATTCTGCTACCATTAGCTAGCGAGCTAAGCAACTAAATAGCTATTTTAAGCTGCTAGATATCTTCATTTGACCAATAGGCATATGCGGGTTATGGGTATTTGCCGTCTGAAACTGCCATTACTGTTTTCCGACGCAGTGTGGCAACACCGGTTACTCTGTGTTTACAAAAggattgcataaaaaaaaaaaaagttagcagCATGCTAACATTGCTGCCAGTTGTCATGCTATGTGAGGCCTGGTCTAGCTACCAGCTAGCCCATTCTGGACCACTTACGCTTACTATGCGGTTGATCCCGCAGTTGTTGAATTAATACTTATATCACGACGATCGGATATTAATATGTCAtcacaaataaattaaattggtGGAGATTATTTGAGAACTAGAAATGTATCTGAGCATCTACTAGCCGAGTCGAACGATAGCCATAGCTCTGCCAGCCTCACCAAAGGCAGCGTTTTCACAACAAGGCACACAATAAGTTTTCTTTAGATGGCGTATGAATTGATGTATGTGGGTTAGGACATTGATGAAAGTAATTGTACATCCGCTTAAATAACATGTTTTATCACTGAATATATGAGATGCGGTTGACTGAGTGGCCCGCATAATTTTATCGACTGGTGAAAAGTAAACATGACGAGTTGTTCCACCGGAAACTGAAGCGGAACACGCCCCGTATGGGCATCTGAAAGACCCCTTTGTGACGACCCTGGCTGGGCTTCTTCAAGGAAGATTATAAATGCCACTCACGCAGCACAATAATTAATACAGATCTGAAGTTAAATACATCCATGGCAATTTTCCTCTGCTTTACCCGTCGTTATTTTTGTGAGCTGAACGTTGTGCTTATTTGTACGATGTCTTATGTGTGAAAAGGTATCTAAGGTGTCCCCATATTTTCATAATTAAGTTTATTTGTGAGTGTTGAGTGTTTttgttcaatattttttttttaataaacggCTTGTCTAGCAGAATCGTCTTAACAGTAATGGGAAATATATGACCCTTTTTAAATACTAGGCGTATCAAAATTATTCCACTACTTTCACaccaatataataataatctaattTGATTTGGGCATATTTACACATCCATTGctacccaaaaaaaaacgacacaaTATCAAACCTCCATTCTCTTATCTCTTGCGACAGCCGAGTTCGACCATCAGTTGGTGCGACCAGCTGCCTTCGTCCTCGGCCTCGCTCTCCGCCTCCAGCATCACCCTGGACTCCCGGGCGGCGGTGGCGTCCACGGGCATCACAGCGGCGGACATCGCGGCGGCTGAGCTTGAATCAGACGAGAGGCCCTATGCCTGCGACCTGTGTAGCTGCGCCTACAAGCACGCCAGCTCCCTGCTGAACCACAAGCTCACCCACAGGACCGGGGACTTCCGGTGAGACCCCCGTCCATCGCACGGTTCAGTGGCTTGACCTACTGAGCTCTCAGTAGGTCTGTGGAAGGCGTGACTGTAGCTGTCCCAGattatttatataaattaaaaggcaatatatttttatttaattcatgCTTTGAAAAACAGGTGACTTTCAAGTtgtttttgtgcatttgtgtgcattgGAGCAAGTGATTTCAATGTGTTCTCATTCAGTGTCCTTCCAGATGATCAGCTGTTTAATGGAGAAGGCCAACCATTTATATTTTTTCCCCCACCCCCAATGAAACAAAGCATTGTCTGGTTAGCAGCATTGCAGCCGTAGGCATCCATTGTTGTCCAAAGGCCGGCTCTATTGCCTTGGTCATCAGAACATCGCTGTGGCGTAGAGACTAAATGCTTGAAGACTAGAATATATCTCGGTGAAATTGTGCGCCCTTGTCGTTCCAGTCTTCCTTGGGTATTAAGTATGCCAAAGTTATAGTCTTAATCCTCCCAAAATCGATGGTATGACATCATTTTACAAGATATGATATTGTTTGTCTCCATGCATACAACCTTTTTGGTTTTAGCATTACAATGTTGGTACTACgatattataatttataattcatTTGTTATTGTCTTGCGGTGGCCCGTTTCTTTTTGGAAACAAactaaattacaaaaaaaatgaataacaatCCGTTTCCTTGTCACCCCAGATGCGACTTCTGCAGCAAACCCTACAACAACTACATGTCGCTGCGCAACCACATGCGCATCCACGGCCAGAAGCGGTACGCGTGCGAGCTGTGCGGCAAGGCCTTCCGCCTGGCGCGCTACCTGCGCAACCATCAGAAGATCCATGACGACGGGCCCAACCGCTTCGACTGTCCGTCGTGCTGCAAGAGCTTCCGCACTATGCTCGAGCTCGCCCAACACCGCTGCAACGCGGCGTCAGGCCAGGTGGGTGGGAAGGTGTGtttcttttctgtttgtgtgtgtgtgtgtgtggtgcatggtTGTGGCCAAGCTAAACCTGTGATGTGCTTTGGTTGTAGCCAGCTGCTGGGGTTTCGCCTCCTCTTCAGCTGAGTTGGCTTTATGAATATAAGGCTGATCTGGGATTCAAATCTTCCCCCTTCTATTCTGTTCTGGAGTCATTGACCATCACAAATTGTGATCTCCATTTCTTGATTTGGGAAGGCCCCATTTGTATTTCCACTATGTTTTAAGTTCTTGACTATACCAGTGAAGGGCCCCTGTAGCCTGGCAAAATTAAGGACCCATTGTCTAAATGTAATTTAGTCTATGTAAAATATAGGGAAAATAAAAGCTGATTTACTTTATTTCATATAATGAACCTTTTTCTAAATCAACTGAATCAAGATGACGTGTTATCAAAAAATCCTAATAATCTAATGCTAGGGGGAAGGGAAACCGTCATAACTGATTTTTACATGGAGGGGTGAAGGCGATATACCGGTCTCCGCTTGCAAATGAAGGACACAATTTAGTGTTGTGGTTAAAGTAGTTATACTGTTTAATTGTGATTCAAAAtggatatatttatttatctgcaTGTTCTGTAATTATACTTGGATTAATGTTCTGAAATGATTCATTCTAGAGATAATACATAGATTCCTATTATTGGTGATTAATCACATGTGTAGGGAGAATTGTGTTGGTCCTAAAAGAAAGTGAACCATCAGCAATCAATGTTTATGCAGTTGACAACATTCTCGCCATAATTAAGTAGGTTACGTTTTTCTCAAATTGCACTGCAACTGAACCAATTCCAGCAATACCAGGCTAGTATTGGCGTTGGAGAATATGCAATTTACAAAGAGCCGATACCAATAATccgggccgtgtgtgtgtaattggtAATGCCTCGTTTTGGTAGATCCAAATCCCTTTTTCAACCACATGAGCAAGGTCAGATGCTGTGTACTGCCTTGGCTCTGCTAGCACCCGGAGGCTACCGTGTTAGCCAGCTAGCCATGTAATGGTTGTCTGTGTTATTTTAACAGGAGGGGCACATTCTATTCAAATTCAACCCTGGTTTATTGACTATCCAACTTTGCATGACATTTACTTGGGTAGCAACTTGGTTTCGTCAACGAGCTAGCCGATTTGTTTCACAAGCGCCAACCCCACCATTGTCAGTTGAGTGGCAGAATGATTGCTATGAATGTTGCTGACAACTCACCGGGCGAACTGGACGCTGTCCTTACGACGCTCGTCAAAGTGTCATAAGCACGGGTGATGTTTCTTCTGTGTTGACTGGTCGCATTGAAAACAGTTTGGCCACTGTTAACGCAGCAAggggcgtgcgtgtgcgtgtgtgtgtgcgtgtgtgtgtgcgtgtgtgtgtgcgtgtgtgtgtgtgtgtgtgtgtgtgtgtgtgtgtgtgtgtgtgtgtgtgtgtgtgtgtgtgtgtgtgtgtgtgtgtgtgtgtgtgtgtgtgtgtgtgtgtgtgtgtgtgtgtgtgtgtgtgtgtgtgtgtgttcttctgtaAACACACGTGATCCAAAATAAACAAGGAGCTGATGCCAAGATTCTGATCCGACACCATCTGGTCCGGAGGATCAGTGTTCATCCGATACAGGTCGAACCATGAACTCTTATGAGTTAATTCACTACGCTTATTGCTTTGACAATAAGAATcaacactctttttttttttttttccttcattttttttttttcaccaattTTCAATTGGCCTCCCGGATCCAGCTTGTTGGGTAAGCAAGCTATAGACAGTACGGAAACGCCTAATTTGATTTCAACCAAATTCTCCTCTTCTTGCATCTGTAATTAGCCGTGGCTGTATCACACAACAAATGAGCGACTTGTAATGTTTGGAGTGGAGCAGTACTTAATCATTCGGAATTAAGTAACTCTACAACAGGCGCCACTCAATCAGCCATTGATCTGTGGAATCCACCATCAATTGGATAATACAGAGTCTGGTTGTTAAACAATAGGCTTGAAAGCAGCTTGTCAATTTTGGAgctgtgtagtggtgtgtgtgtgagtgccaggtggctgtgtctgtgcgtttggCATAGTGGTATCAATcgctttgtgaatgaatggtggCATATGATTAGCTGGTTATCGTCTCCTCCGACCCACCGTTGGATACGCAGGTTTAGTTTTGATTAGAAGCCCGTGTGAGGACATGATATACTGGCGTCAGGGCTAGAACAGGAAGAGGGTTAGACCCGATTCAGGGTAGCAGGGAACAATCGCAACGTCCTCGGATATATATGCCTTACCGGGCTAGTAatctgaatttgtgtgtgtgtgtgtttgtgtgtgtattattcacgtgtgcgtgttgtgtgggTTCATAAGAACCGGTTCAACTGCCCGTCCTGCTTTAAGAGCTACCGAACCATGCTGGACCTGGCCCAGCACCGCTGCAGTGCCGCTGCCAAAAACCAGGTTGGTGTGAGCATGGCTGTTTGTCCgtgggtcggtgtgtgtgtgtgtgtgtgtgtgtgtgtgtgtctggcatgGTTGTAACTATCACGGATTACAGGGAAATCCGAGGCAGGAGAACAATAGGTCATGATGACGTTTGTTCTGTAGGGTTATTTAGTTTTCAGGGTGTTGAAATCAGGTGGAGTCTCTTTTCAagagcgcccccccccacctctaaGACCATCGGTTGGACCATCCTGATTCAAGGGATAAACACGTTTTTTTGCACATACGGTTCGTTTGGCTTAAATTACGGCACGGTGAATGTGCTTTCCACTTTTGAAGCGATAATCAATTGTACGATTTAAAGTTTCATAAATAAAAGTTGGAACCATAAGGCTTGGCTGCAGAAGCATTATGCCttactatttatatatatattcaaagaCCTAATGCTGCTGTAATGATCATTTCAAGTAATTGGCATTTTCTCTGTCGCCCTGCCCTCTGTGGTTAGACTGTGTGGCAGTATGGGCGGGATAGGGAAAAACAGCAGGAAAAACCTATGCAGTTGTATTTCAAAACAATCCCACCCAAATGTATCCATACCTAGTCTTGGTTAATtccctttgaatatataatagcATGAATAATTGAAAACTTACTAGTATGATGTGA
This region includes:
- the LOC130375366 gene encoding zinc finger protein 646-like isoform X4, with product MYARTNAGSTHGDFQDRNGGNYVTSAESFGHCSQLFWKKDPNDSGPSSTISWCDQLPSSSASLSASSITLDSRAAVASTGITAADIAAAELESDERPYACDLCSCAYKHASSLLNHKLTHRTGDFRCDFCSKPYNNYMSLRNHMRIHGQKRYACELCGKAFRLARYLRNHQKIHDDGPNRFDCPSCCKSFRTMLELAQHRCNAASGQPGGRRTNYSAQRRQRAQQQQQNQQQQQQQQQQQQQQQQQQQQHQNSNTTPMMQQQHGGHSQQEPMASHCVSPMSQSGGVVSQSISDPHQGRSSSSSSQSQGGQQNMRSSSSSKHPSSSNTSSYSLLQPLVPEVKDMGSAYTRLNASHPMPKHQDAFSLAPQRPLTTINPISHGLHPNGAPTLKPSPVARTIQGMPWEQRSLYNQ
- the LOC130375366 gene encoding zinc finger protein 646-like isoform X2, which translates into the protein MYARTNAGSTHGDFQDRNGGNYVTSAESFGHCSQLFWKKDPNDSGPSSTISWCDQLPSSSASLSASSITLDSRAAVASTGITAADIAAAELESDERPYACDLCSCAYKHASSLLNHKLTHRTGDFRCDFCSKPYNNYMSLRNHMRIHGQKRYACELCGKAFRLARYLRNHQKIHDDGPNRFDCPSCCKSFRTMLELAQHRCNAASGQVGGKNRFNCPSCFKSYRTMLDLAQHRCSAAAKNQPGGRRTNYSAQRRQRAQQQQQNQQQQQQQQQQQQQQQQQQQQHQNSNTTPMMQQQHGGHSQQEPMASHCVSPMSQSGGVVSQSISDPHQGRSSSSSSQSQGGQQNMRSSSSSKHPSSSNTSSYSLLQPLVPEPKHQDAFSLAPQRPLTTINPISHGLHPNGAPTLKPSPVARTIQGMPWEQRSLYNQ
- the LOC130375366 gene encoding zinc finger protein 646-like isoform X1, whose protein sequence is MYARTNAGSTHGDFQDRNGGNYVTSAESFGHCSQLFWKKDPNDSGPSSTISWCDQLPSSSASLSASSITLDSRAAVASTGITAADIAAAELESDERPYACDLCSCAYKHASSLLNHKLTHRTGDFRCDFCSKPYNNYMSLRNHMRIHGQKRYACELCGKAFRLARYLRNHQKIHDDGPNRFDCPSCCKSFRTMLELAQHRCNAASGQVGGKNRFNCPSCFKSYRTMLDLAQHRCSAAAKNQPGGRRTNYSAQRRQRAQQQQQNQQQQQQQQQQQQQQQQQQQQHQNSNTTPMMQQQHGGHSQQEPMASHCVSPMSQSGGVVSQSISDPHQGRSSSSSSQSQGGQQNMRSSSSSKHPSSSNTSSYSLLQPLVPEVKDMGSAYTRLNASHPMPKHQDAFSLAPQRPLTTINPISHGLHPNGAPTLKPSPVARTIQGMPWEQRSLYNQ
- the LOC130375366 gene encoding zinc finger protein 646-like isoform X3, yielding MYARTNAGSTHGDFQDRNGGNYVTSAESFGHCSQLFWKKDPNDSGPSSTISWCDQLPSSSASLSASSITLDSRAAVASTGITAADIAAAELESDERPYACDLCSCAYKHASSLLNHKLTHRTGDFRCDFCSKPYNNYMSLRNHMRIHGQKRYACELCGKAFRLARYLRNHQKIHDDGPNRFDCPSCCKSFRTMLELAQHRCNAASGQVGGKPGGRRTNYSAQRRQRAQQQQQNQQQQQQQQQQQQQQQQQQQQHQNSNTTPMMQQQHGGHSQQEPMASHCVSPMSQSGGVVSQSISDPHQGRSSSSSSQSQGGQQNMRSSSSSKHPSSSNTSSYSLLQPLVPEVKDMGSAYTRLNASHPMPKHQDAFSLAPQRPLTTINPISHGLHPNGAPTLKPSPVARTIQGMPWEQRSLYNQ